A single Sulfurimonas aquatica DNA region contains:
- a CDS encoding tRNA1(Val) (adenine(37)-N6)-methyltransferase, translating into MLLYQPESGYCYNSDSIFLYNFINTFKPKGKMLDVGSGCGIVGLLVARDNPRVSLEGVEKQKAFMEYTKINARVNKIEYTLHEQEFLELNSEYKYDYIISNPPFYPMGAKKSEDEMLLNARYNDNLPMADFFKKVSRLLKPNSHFIFCYDATQFFDVCTELQSVKMRICDVRFVHSKVDRTASLVLVHARNGSKSMMKVHPPLIHMDENEYSKEAQEIYDKAKTQSIKCQI; encoded by the coding sequence ATGCTTCTTTACCAGCCTGAGTCAGGTTATTGCTATAACAGCGACTCAATTTTTCTTTACAACTTTATTAATACGTTTAAGCCTAAAGGGAAAATGCTTGATGTTGGAAGTGGTTGTGGAATAGTGGGTCTCTTGGTCGCTCGTGATAATCCTAGAGTCTCTCTAGAGGGAGTAGAAAAGCAAAAAGCTTTCATGGAATATACAAAGATAAATGCAAGAGTTAACAAGATAGAGTACACTCTTCATGAACAAGAGTTCCTAGAGCTAAATAGTGAGTATAAGTATGATTATATAATCTCTAACCCTCCTTTTTATCCAATGGGAGCAAAAAAAAGTGAAGATGAAATGTTACTAAACGCAAGGTACAATGATAATCTCCCTATGGCGGACTTCTTTAAAAAGGTCTCGCGTTTACTAAAGCCAAACTCACATTTTATATTTTGTTATGACGCAACTCAATTTTTTGATGTTTGCACTGAGTTACAGAGTGTAAAGATGCGTATTTGCGATGTACGGTTTGTCCATTCAAAAGTTGACAGGACCGCTTCATTAGTACTTGTTCATGCAAGAAATGGCTCAAAATCAATGATGAAAGTACATCCTCCTCTCATTCATATGGATGAAAATGAGTATTCAAAAGAGGCGCAAGAGATTTATGATAAAGCAAAAACACAGAGTATAAAATGTCAGATATAA
- the dapE gene encoding succinyl-diaminopimelate desuccinylase, whose translation MTIIELFKKLLQFKSITPDDAGTFEFIDEYLGNEWECIVSDYEDVKNRFYYKKFNNKNQHLCFGGHIDVVPAGSNWDTDPFEPLEKDGQIFARGAQDMKSGVAAFLYACKHTEYFDGTLSILLTSDEEGDGIHGTVIALEDLKKRNFLPDYAVIAEPTCEKVFGDSIKIGRRGSINGYLTLQGIQGHAAYPERAVNPIHLISTILPNIASHRFDNGDESFSPSVLTITDIRAGLQVTNLTPDKLNLMFNVRNSTKTNQESIKDFIDSEFKNIDYTFRMTQSSYPFITSASSKMVKKINDSIYKTVNIRPQYSTAGGTSDARFFSRYGSDTIEFGVINDKIHSINERTSINEVENLTKVFSNLIEDF comes from the coding sequence ATGACAATAATAGAACTTTTTAAAAAATTATTACAATTTAAATCAATTACTCCAGATGATGCAGGTACATTTGAATTTATAGATGAGTACTTAGGTAATGAGTGGGAATGTATAGTATCAGATTACGAAGATGTGAAAAATAGGTTTTATTATAAAAAGTTTAATAATAAGAACCAACATTTATGTTTTGGAGGGCATATTGATGTTGTTCCGGCAGGCAGTAATTGGGATACTGATCCTTTTGAACCTCTAGAAAAAGATGGGCAAATTTTTGCCAGAGGTGCTCAGGATATGAAAAGTGGAGTAGCTGCTTTTTTATATGCATGCAAACATACTGAATATTTTGATGGAACCTTATCTATCTTGTTGACATCTGATGAAGAAGGTGATGGCATTCATGGTACTGTAATAGCATTAGAAGATTTGAAGAAAAGAAATTTTTTACCAGATTATGCAGTTATTGCAGAACCGACTTGTGAAAAAGTTTTTGGGGATTCAATTAAAATTGGCAGAAGAGGTAGTATAAATGGTTATTTAACGCTTCAGGGTATACAGGGACATGCAGCATATCCTGAAAGAGCAGTTAACCCTATTCATTTGATATCTACTATTTTACCTAATATAGCATCTCACCGTTTTGATAATGGTGATGAGTCTTTTTCCCCGTCAGTTTTAACTATTACAGATATTAGAGCAGGTTTGCAAGTTACAAATTTAACTCCGGATAAATTAAACTTGATGTTTAATGTACGTAATTCTACAAAGACGAACCAAGAATCTATTAAGGACTTTATTGACTCTGAATTTAAGAATATTGATTACACATTTAGGATGACACAAAGTTCGTACCCATTCATAACAAGTGCAAGTTCGAAAATGGTAAAAAAAATAAATGATTCAATCTATAAGACTGTTAATATTCGACCACAATATAGTACTGCAGGGGGGACTAGTGATGCTAGGTTTTTTAGTCGATATGGTAGTGATACAATTGAATTTGGTGTTATAAATGACAAAATACATAGTATTAATGAACGAACATCTATAAATGAAGTTGAAAATTTAACTAAAGTCTTTTCAAACTTAATTGAAGACTTTTAA
- a CDS encoding ParA family protein, with protein MKTIVISNRKGGSAKTTTAVNIASGLAKYGSVLLLDLDTQGHASIGVGCEPDEKIGVHSIFSGSTLSETFIPTVHENLTLSPALAFFDVYEYSDLRGVLKSRFKREKIAEFFDYCVIDTPPTFDALLKNSLEVADSVVIPFVPHHLGVVAVGQMLRAIYQSSKTLERDMADVSILPVMFNPHINEHKESLEKVKTSFGKEKLLSPIGVDIKLAQQFELGSPIILDPKRSKGMKDYKQCVKELIERL; from the coding sequence GTGAAAACCATTGTAATTAGTAACAGAAAAGGTGGATCGGCTAAAACAACAACTGCAGTCAATATAGCAAGTGGTCTTGCAAAATACGGCTCGGTATTACTTTTAGATCTCGATACACAGGGACATGCCTCTATTGGTGTTGGGTGTGAGCCTGATGAAAAGATAGGAGTGCACTCTATTTTTAGTGGCTCCACTCTGAGTGAAACGTTTATTCCTACGGTTCATGAAAATTTGACACTCTCTCCCGCATTGGCATTTTTTGACGTGTATGAGTACTCTGATTTAAGAGGAGTCCTCAAAAGCCGTTTTAAACGCGAGAAGATAGCGGAGTTTTTTGATTATTGCGTTATAGATACTCCACCCACTTTTGACGCCCTTTTAAAAAATTCATTAGAAGTTGCAGATAGCGTCGTTATACCCTTTGTACCACATCACTTGGGTGTAGTGGCTGTTGGACAGATGTTGCGAGCAATTTATCAAAGCTCAAAAACATTGGAAAGAGATATGGCGGACGTGTCTATACTACCTGTTATGTTTAATCCTCATATAAATGAGCATAAAGAGTCGCTAGAAAAGGTCAAAACGTCATTTGGAAAAGAGAAACTTCTCTCTCCAATTGGAGTTGATATAAAACTTGCCCAGCAGTTTGAACTTGGTTCGCCAATTATATTAGACCCTAAGCGCTCAAAAGGAATGAAAGATTATAAGCAGTGCGTTAAAGAGCTCATTGAGAGATTATAG
- a CDS encoding chemotaxis protein CheW, producing the protein MVDLIVFNVSNNRYAMNIANVQRIVQATRLTPIPNSHPYIDGMMSYEKSVIKVLNFRKLISLDTYESDLKELFITLKRGHKEWVESLRESLQSGIAFTQALDPHACGLGKWLDSFTAYDEQVVEILNELTESHKELHLMGSVALETYEKDKEEALKIFNKNVLNIFKVTMGSLDTFTQELDLVSDSLQKFIIYDNNGATFAIKVDTIEDIAHVEESEFIDTNDSDKHDFLELDSVLDLKGVLINVIKTVKIPS; encoded by the coding sequence ATGGTTGATTTGATAGTATTTAATGTAAGCAACAATAGATATGCGATGAATATAGCAAATGTTCAACGCATAGTTCAAGCAACTAGGCTAACACCAATACCAAATTCACATCCTTATATTGATGGCATGATGTCTTATGAAAAAAGCGTTATAAAAGTTTTGAATTTTCGTAAGCTGATATCATTAGATACTTATGAGAGTGATTTAAAAGAGCTTTTTATTACTCTTAAAAGAGGACATAAGGAGTGGGTTGAATCATTAAGGGAGTCCCTTCAAAGTGGGATTGCTTTTACTCAGGCATTAGACCCTCATGCTTGTGGTCTTGGAAAGTGGTTAGATTCATTTACTGCATATGATGAGCAAGTAGTTGAAATTTTAAATGAGTTGACTGAATCTCATAAGGAACTACATTTGATGGGTTCAGTTGCACTTGAAACTTATGAAAAAGATAAGGAAGAAGCATTAAAAATATTTAATAAAAACGTATTAAATATTTTTAAAGTAACAATGGGCTCACTTGATACATTTACGCAAGAGCTAGATTTAGTTTCTGATTCTCTACAAAAATTTATCATTTATGATAATAATGGAGCTACATTTGCTATTAAAGTAGATACTATAGAAGATATTGCGCATGTAGAGGAGAGTGAGTTTATAGATACTAATGATAGTGATAAACACGACTTTTTAGAATTAGATAGTGTTTTAGATTTAAAAGGTGTTTTAATAAATGTGATTAAAACAGTAAAAATACCAAGCTAA
- the trpC gene encoding indole-3-glycerol phosphate synthase TrpC, producing the protein MILDDIIKKTKEDLAKREKEFTLDWLGRSLAFNARAPRDVIPYLKATEEDPYRIISEVKKASPSKGVIREDFDPIAIAQAYERGGASAISVLTEPHFFQGSLDYLGGIRRYVGIPLLRKDFIVSQYQILEAMVHGADFILLIAAALSKKELKDLLAYTRHLGMEALVEVHDKQDLVKAIYAGSDIIGINHRNLQTFEMNMNLCYELIPLIPNGKIIVAESGIYEHGQLEDLSKAGVDAFLVGESLMRTDNEEEALRILKNGAL; encoded by the coding sequence ATGATTTTAGATGACATAATAAAAAAAACAAAAGAAGATTTAGCTAAACGTGAAAAAGAGTTCACATTAGATTGGTTAGGGCGTTCACTCGCATTTAACGCTAGAGCTCCTCGTGATGTTATTCCTTACTTAAAAGCAACAGAGGAAGACCCATATAGAATTATCTCTGAGGTTAAAAAAGCCTCTCCATCCAAGGGAGTGATTCGTGAGGACTTTGATCCCATAGCCATTGCTCAAGCATATGAGAGAGGAGGAGCAAGCGCTATATCTGTACTTACGGAACCTCACTTTTTTCAAGGTTCTCTTGATTACTTAGGTGGTATCCGTCGTTATGTAGGGATTCCACTTTTAAGAAAAGACTTTATAGTGTCTCAGTACCAAATTTTAGAAGCAATGGTCCATGGGGCTGACTTTATTCTTTTAATAGCAGCCGCTTTGAGTAAAAAAGAGTTAAAAGATCTACTTGCATACACAAGACACTTAGGGATGGAAGCACTCGTTGAAGTTCATGACAAGCAAGACTTAGTAAAAGCTATCTATGCGGGTAGTGACATTATCGGTATCAACCATAGGAATTTACAAACGTTTGAGATGAATATGAATCTCTGTTATGAACTTATACCTCTTATACCAAATGGAAAAATTATTGTTGCGGAGAGTGGTATATATGAGCATGGACAGCTTGAAGACTTAAGTAAAGCTGGCGTTGACGCATTCTTAGTTGGTGAATCTCTTATGAGAACAGACAACGAAGAAGAGGCATTAAGAATATTGAAAAATGGAGCTCTATAA
- a CDS encoding DUF1566 domain-containing protein: MKYLILKVFTLILTTTLAFTGCGGGGGDSGTSTTTDGGSDKTYLSPTTTLEWQHASSAYSGTWQESVDYCEDLSWAGKTDWRLPSLESLYADYENFDPFRSGIYWSSFEISSSSVRALWGGTGESAKDGSFLKTEKQSTYCVRGTYAGANKTAESFSDTESGLEWMMLPTFDNSVQLDDAVETCNGLVKNTQDDWRLPSIGEAYTLQRKFYDIYPKDTLDDYHKIFWSSTQYDDTHQSTFTINWNSPTEITFYVENREKTQYNSYLCVRGTQKDRVVVDDIYSIEWQDSYDNVDKELAPTIDKANEYCENLLYDEKNDWYLPNTDITSSKPDDSLFYYQEYWTNSIYINSTNLFGNLAPRCIRGGYFANNPNLHGLWAYVDDASTVVINKATFFKSIEIIDTNHIKVVNSNDVTRHLIRAGVPDVKLNGEIATLTTATSAAPSRLASSFTGIGSLEMILRNHLQNEERKVSVVPTTDDNLVGTITPATTTTNETLYVKDPTNTNGRLVIPRESNLTMPTGDTEVTLIQNDNNATFNVSVIGEETDMGILTVTDKAYNFKSYMESGNDWRYFGYNDGETSISYIKTLKICNIGTADISGVSFNIALDSNSTDINRTFSTNYDNSAVPFASGECKSYDASFSFTRPTEDKDFKINITINDNFNALTWNDYASIKVSKYPHHNLYFNSNTKTLNGFLVTPGRNLINVSFSNSSYNNFVRVPLVQTDEYDVVISTPNITDEDVYMISSGVVPDTTKMNGFTNVTANEPDNNEGNATKLALYGGESVAYLAQKDIDFYKIVDKPAVANMVANAYVDFNISIPMTTEMNASTITNSTVTLTNGSSSVSGSVSYDGTTKTIIFDPDANLSAGTHTITLSKDVESATGYKLDSDVSWDINILDYPNTAQVISNYSATLKCVAISGSYAYAADNGYYGLQIINISDPSSPTLTANIDIGHARSIAISGSYAYAADTAAGLKIIDISNPKSPTLTATLDTSGSAYGVAISGGYAYVADGNSGLQIIDISNPNSPTLTATLDTSGTALGVTISGNYAYVADGDSGLHIIDISDPSSPTLTATLDTSGYAYGITISGNYAYVADYTSGLQIIDISNPSSPTLTATVDTSGSAEGVTISGNYAYVADGSSGLQIIDISIPSSPTLTATVDTPGSASKVDISGNFAYVADEGSGLQIINIQMYK; this comes from the coding sequence ATGAAATATTTAATATTAAAAGTATTTACTTTGATACTAACAACCACCCTAGCTTTTACTGGCTGTGGTGGTGGAGGGGGTGATAGTGGTACTTCTACTACTACAGATGGAGGTAGTGATAAGACTTATCTATCACCAACAACTACACTTGAGTGGCAACATGCTTCTTCTGCATACAGTGGAACTTGGCAAGAGTCAGTTGACTACTGTGAAGATTTATCATGGGCTGGTAAAACAGACTGGAGACTCCCTTCCCTAGAGAGCCTCTATGCAGACTATGAGAACTTTGATCCATTTAGATCTGGTATCTATTGGTCTTCATTCGAAATCAGTAGTTCTTCAGTAAGAGCTCTTTGGGGTGGAACAGGTGAATCAGCAAAAGATGGAAGCTTTTTAAAAACTGAAAAACAGTCTACCTATTGTGTTCGTGGAACATATGCTGGAGCTAATAAAACAGCTGAATCATTCAGTGACACTGAATCAGGCCTTGAATGGATGATGTTACCAACATTTGATAATAGTGTTCAACTAGATGATGCAGTAGAAACATGTAACGGTTTAGTTAAAAATACTCAAGATGATTGGAGACTTCCATCTATCGGTGAGGCTTATACTTTACAAAGAAAGTTTTACGATATATATCCTAAAGATACACTTGATGACTATCACAAGATATTCTGGTCTAGTACTCAATATGATGATACTCACCAATCTACTTTTACTATAAATTGGAATAGTCCAACAGAGATTACATTTTATGTTGAGAATAGAGAAAAAACTCAATATAATTCATATCTATGTGTAAGAGGTACTCAAAAAGATAGAGTAGTTGTGGATGATATATATAGCATCGAATGGCAAGATAGCTATGACAATGTAGATAAAGAACTAGCACCAACAATAGACAAAGCAAATGAATACTGTGAAAATTTACTATATGATGAAAAAAATGATTGGTACCTTCCAAATACTGATATTACTAGTTCTAAACCTGATGATTCACTATTCTATTATCAAGAATACTGGACAAACTCTATATATATAAATTCAACTAATTTATTTGGTAACTTGGCTCCTAGATGTATCAGAGGTGGGTACTTTGCCAATAACCCTAATTTACATGGACTGTGGGCGTATGTAGACGATGCGTCTACAGTAGTTATAAATAAGGCAACATTTTTTAAATCTATAGAGATTATTGATACAAATCACATCAAAGTAGTAAATTCAAATGATGTTACTCGCCACCTTATCCGTGCAGGAGTACCAGATGTAAAACTAAATGGTGAGATAGCTACTCTTACAACAGCTACAAGTGCTGCTCCATCGCGTTTAGCATCGTCATTTACTGGCATAGGGAGTCTCGAGATGATTTTAAGGAACCATTTACAAAATGAAGAGAGAAAAGTAAGTGTGGTTCCAACGACTGATGATAATCTTGTCGGTACAATAACACCTGCTACTACTACAACAAATGAGACGCTTTATGTTAAAGATCCAACTAATACAAATGGTAGATTAGTCATTCCTAGAGAGAGTAACCTTACCATGCCTACGGGCGATACGGAAGTAACCTTAATTCAAAATGACAACAATGCCACATTTAATGTAAGTGTTATAGGTGAAGAGACAGATATGGGAATCCTAACCGTAACCGATAAAGCATACAACTTTAAGTCATACATGGAAAGTGGAAATGACTGGAGATACTTCGGCTATAACGATGGTGAAACAAGTATCTCTTATATTAAAACATTAAAAATCTGTAATATTGGTACAGCTGATATCTCAGGTGTCTCTTTTAACATAGCACTTGACTCTAATTCCACTGACATCAATAGAACATTTAGCACTAACTATGACAACTCGGCAGTTCCCTTCGCATCAGGCGAGTGTAAATCATACGATGCAAGTTTCTCATTTACTCGTCCTACAGAGGATAAAGACTTCAAGATAAATATCACTATAAATGATAACTTCAATGCTTTAACTTGGAATGACTATGCTTCAATAAAAGTCAGTAAGTATCCTCATCACAATCTCTACTTTAACTCAAATACTAAAACACTTAATGGCTTTTTAGTGACACCAGGTAGAAACCTTATCAATGTCTCATTTAGTAATTCAAGCTACAACAACTTTGTAAGAGTGCCTTTAGTTCAAACTGATGAGTATGATGTAGTAATCTCTACACCAAATATCACTGATGAAGATGTATATATGATATCTAGTGGAGTGGTACCGGATACGACTAAAATGAATGGGTTTACTAATGTTACAGCGAATGAACCTGACAATAATGAAGGTAACGCAACGAAGTTAGCTCTATATGGAGGTGAATCAGTCGCTTATCTAGCCCAGAAGGATATAGATTTTTATAAGATAGTTGATAAACCAGCAGTAGCCAATATGGTCGCTAACGCTTATGTAGACTTTAATATCTCTATACCTATGACTACAGAGATGAATGCCTCAACCATTACAAATAGTACTGTTACTTTAACTAATGGTTCATCTTCAGTATCTGGAAGTGTGTCTTATGATGGAACTACTAAGACAATTATATTTGATCCAGATGCAAACCTTAGTGCTGGAACTCATACTATTACTCTTAGTAAGGATGTAGAAAGTGCTACGGGATATAAGCTTGATTCAGATGTAAGTTGGGATATTAATATTTTAGATTATCCAAATACTGCACAGGTTATTAGTAACTATAGTGCTACACTAAAATGTGTAGCTATTTCAGGAAGTTATGCTTATGCTGCTGATAACGGATATTATGGTTTACAAATTATAAATATATCAGATCCAAGTTCTCCAACTCTAACTGCTAACATAGATATTGGTCATGCAAGAAGTATAGCTATTTCAGGAAGTTATGCTTATGCTGCTGATACCGCTGCAGGATTGAAGATAATAGATATTTCAAATCCAAAATCTCCAACATTGACTGCTACTCTAGATACTTCAGGTAGTGCATATGGAGTAGCTATTTCAGGAGGTTATGCTTATGTTGCAGATGGAAATTCTGGATTACAAATCATCGATATATCAAATCCAAATTCTCCAACTCTAACTGCTACTTTAGATACATCAGGTACTGCATTGGGAGTAACTATTTCAGGGAATTATGCTTATGTAGCTGACGGAGATTCTGGATTACATATTATAGATATATCAGATCCAAGTTCTCCAACTCTAACTGCTACTCTAGATACTTCAGGGTATGCATATGGAATTACTATTTCAGGAAATTATGCTTATGTTGCTGATTACACTTCAGGATTACAAATCATCGATATATCAAATCCAAGCTCTCCAACTCTGACGGCAACAGTAGATACTTCAGGTAGTGCAGAGGGAGTAACTATTTCAGGAAATTATGCTTATGTTGCTGATGGTAGTTCAGGATTACAAATAATAGATATATCAATTCCTAGTTCTCCAACTCTCACTGCCACCGTGGATACACCTGGCTCTGCAAGTAAAGTTGACATCTCAGGTAACTTTGCTTATGTTGCAGATGAAGGTTCTGGCTTACAAATAATCAATATACAAATGTACAAATAA
- the kdsB gene encoding 3-deoxy-manno-octulosonate cytidylyltransferase codes for MIIIPARLASTRFPQKVIADIGGLPMVVRTAQRVAHIDRVVVAADDEAIIKICKEYGVEAMLTSTTHKSGTDRIHECATLLNVDEDEIIINVQADEPFIEPDVVESLMSKLKTLQDEKADFIMGSCYNAINAEAAQDPNLVKVVLDEKENAIYFSRSAIPYNQGGGAKYFGHIGIYGFSKKSLKEFCSLNDAPIEDIEKLEQLRAIYHQKKIAMVKVASTGFGIDTKEDLARAIEIFL; via the coding sequence ATGATTATTATCCCAGCTCGATTAGCGTCAACTAGATTTCCACAAAAGGTAATAGCCGATATTGGTGGCTTACCAATGGTCGTAAGAACGGCGCAAAGAGTCGCTCATATTGATAGAGTGGTAGTAGCAGCCGATGATGAAGCGATTATTAAGATTTGCAAAGAGTATGGAGTAGAAGCGATGCTCACTTCTACTACACATAAGAGTGGAACAGATAGAATCCATGAGTGTGCAACTCTTTTAAACGTAGATGAAGATGAAATCATCATCAATGTTCAAGCAGATGAGCCATTTATCGAGCCTGACGTTGTTGAATCACTTATGAGTAAGCTCAAAACTCTTCAAGATGAAAAAGCGGATTTTATTATGGGAAGTTGTTATAACGCTATAAACGCAGAAGCTGCACAAGATCCTAACCTTGTAAAAGTCGTATTAGACGAGAAAGAAAACGCCATATACTTTTCACGTTCTGCAATTCCTTACAACCAAGGTGGCGGTGCTAAATATTTTGGGCATATTGGAATATATGGCTTTTCAAAAAAAAGTTTAAAAGAGTTTTGTTCTTTAAATGATGCACCTATAGAAGACATTGAAAAACTAGAGCAACTCCGTGCTATTTATCATCAAAAGAAAATCGCTATGGTAAAAGTGGCTTCTACAGGATTCGGGATAGATACGAAAGAGGATTTAGCTAGAGCCATTGAGATATTTCTCTAA
- a CDS encoding YkgJ family cysteine cluster protein — MSDITKKEGYPYGFKPSACSTCAGRCCTGESGYIYVSKNEIISIAKLLNLSVNDFGVKYLFKKDYKYSIKEVQHEGSHECVFYDRNTNGCKIYESRPSQCITFPFWDYYKTRVDELKEECPGIVDV; from the coding sequence ATGTCAGATATAACTAAAAAAGAGGGCTATCCTTATGGATTTAAACCTTCAGCTTGTAGTACTTGTGCTGGAAGATGCTGTACAGGAGAGAGTGGCTATATCTATGTAAGTAAAAATGAAATTATTTCTATAGCCAAACTTTTAAATCTTAGCGTTAATGATTTTGGAGTAAAATATCTCTTTAAAAAAGATTATAAGTACTCCATAAAAGAAGTACAACATGAAGGTTCACACGAATGTGTTTTTTATGATAGAAACACAAACGGGTGTAAGATATATGAATCACGTCCATCTCAGTGTATAACGTTTCCATTTTGGGATTATTATAAAACACGAGTGGATGAGTTAAAAGAAGAATGCCCAGGGATAGTAGATGTTTAA